The genomic DNA CCGGGAGGACGTCCGCTCAGCTGAGGACGGCCAGGCAGTCGATCTCCACGAGCAGCCCGGCGGGCAGCCCGACGTACACGGTCGTACGCGCCGCCGGCGGCTGCTCCAGCTCCGCGAAGTAGGCGTCGTAGATCTGGTTGAACTCGGCGAAGTGGGCGGTGTCGGTGAGGTACACGCGGATCATCACCGCGTCCTCCCACGACGCGCCGCCCTCCTCCAGCACCGCCTTGACGTTGGACAGCGTCTGCTCGGTCTGTGCCCGCAGATCCGGGCCCGCCGGGGTCGGCGGCTTGCCCTCCTCGGCCGGCAGGAAGCCGACCTGTCCTGCGACCTGGAGGATGTTGCCCTTGCGCACGCCCGCGGAGAAGCGCGCCGGCGGCGGGACGTGGGTGGCGGGGGTGACGTCGGTCTTCTGGGCCTTGTCGCTCATGCGGGCACTCTTCCGGAGTAGTCGTCACTGATCGCTGCCGCCGTGCGGCGGAGCTGCGGGAGGAGGGTCATCAGCTCGTCCGCGGTCACGACGACGTTCGGCGCCGACAGGGAGCAGGCGGCGGCGGTACGGCCGTCGGCGCCGCGGATGGGGGCGCCGATGCAGTTGATGGACTCCTCGTGGCCGCCGAAGTCGGTGGCCCACCCCTGCTCGCGCACCGCGGCCAGCTCGGCGAGCAGGGCCTGCGCGTCGGGCGTCGAACGGGGGGTGTACATGGGGTATTCGAGCCGCTCGGCGACGGCGCGCCGCTCCGGCTCCGGCAGGTCGGCGAGGAGCAGCTTGGCCACGGCCGCGACGGTGATCGCGACGGGCCGGCCGATGCGCGAGTACATCCGCACCGGGTAGCGGCTGTCGACCTTGTCGATGTACATCACCTCGCGGTCCTCGTAGACCGCGAGGTGCACGGTGTGCCCGGTGAGCTCGCCGAGCTGCACCAGGTGCGGGTGGGCGATCTCGCGGACGTCCAGGCTCTCGGCCGCCGCCTGGGCGAGGGCGAAGAGCCGGGCGCCGAGGCGGTAGCGCTGGTCGTCCTGGCGGTAGACCAGGCCGTGCTCGTGGAGGGTCCGCAGCAGCCGCATCGCGGTGGTCTTGTGCACGCCGAGCCGGGTGGCGACCTGTTCCAGGCCCGCGGGTCCTTCGGCGAGCATGGGCAGGATCGCGAGCGCGCGGCCGACCGACTGGCTCATCGCGACCTCCCGCTGGCGTGGCTCCGTACGCCGGCTGCGACCCCCGGCTGCGTACCGCCGACCGTTGACCGGCCGTTCGCCCGGATGTTAGACAGCGGTGTCGATATACGCAATGCACGTTGCGTGTTGCGCAACCAACCTGCTGGAGGGCTTCATGGCGTCGCTCGCCGAGCTGGCAGAAGAACGCGTTGACCACCGCTTCAAGGGCCTGCCGCCCGACGCGGCCGGGCTCACCGTCGGCGAGCTGGCCGCCGAGCGCCGCTCGCTCTTCACCGGCGGCTTCACCACCCCGGTGCTCGCGCTCTCCGCGCCCGCGCTGGCGCACAACCTCGGCGCGCTCGCCCGCTTCGCCGCCGCCCACGGGCTGGCCTTCGCGCCGCACGGCAAGACGACGATGGCGCCGCAACTCTTCGACCGCCAGCTCGGCCACGGCGCCTGGGGCATCACGGTCGCGGTCCCCCACCAGGTGCGGGTGGCGCGCGCGTTCGGCGTCCGGCGGATCTTCCTCGCCAACGAACTGGTCGACGCGGCCGCGCTGCGCTGGCTCGCCGCCGAGCTGGCCGCGGACCCGGACTTCCGGCTGGTCTGCTACGTCGACTCGGTGCGCGGCGTCGAGCTGATGGACGCGGCGCTGCGGGCGGCCGGGGCCACCCGGCCCGTGGAGGTCACGGTCGAGCTGGGCGGGGGGCCTGACGCGCGCACCGGGGCGCGTACGGAGGCCGACTGCCGCGCGGTCGCCGAGGCGGCGGCGCGGGCGGGGACGCTGCGGCTGGTCGGGGTCGCCGGGTACGAGGCGGAGGCGCCGGGCGCGGACGCGGCGGTGGTACGGGGCTGGATGGCGCGGCTGCTGGGTCTTGCGGCGGAGTTCGACGCCGCGGGGCTCTTCGCGGACACCGGCGAGATCGTGGTCAGCGCCGGGGGCAGCGCGTGGTTCGACGCCGTCGCGGACGGCTTCGCGGCGGTGCCGGAGCTGTCCCGGCCGGTGCTCAAGCTGCTGCGCTCGGGCGCGTACATCAGCCACGACGACGGGCACTACACCCGGGTGACGCCGTTCAACCGGGTGCCGGGCGAGGGGTCGCTGACGCCGGCGTTCCGGCTGTGGACGCAGGTGGTCTCGCGGCCGGAGCCGGGGCAGGCGTTCGTCAACGCCGGGAAGCGGGACGCCGCGTACGACCTGGACCTGCCGGTGCCGGCGGCGGTGCGCAGATTCGACGCGGCCGGCGGGGCGGGCGCGGAGCGGGCGGCGACGGGCATCACCGTACGCAAGCTCTCCGACCAGCACGCCTGGCTGGACGTGGCGCCCGACGGCGTGGAGCTGGAGGTCGGGGACTGGGTGGCGCTGGCGATGTCGCACCCGTGCACGATCTTCGACAAGTGGCAGCTCATCCCGCTGGTGGAGGAGGACGGTACCGTCACGGAGTACGTACGGACCTTCTTCTGAGCGGCGCCCGAGAGCGGGAGACATGGAGCTGGTGATCCGCGGCGCCCTCGTCGTCGACGGCTCGGGGGCGCCGGGACACCGCGCCGACGTGGGGCTGGCCGAGGGCCGGATCGCGGCCATCGGCCCGCGGCTCACCGGCCGCACCGTCCTCGACGCCGGGGGCCTCGTCCTCGCCCCCGGCTTCGTCGACATGCACGCCCACTCCGACCTCGTCCTGCTGCGCGACCCCGCGCACACCGCCAAGGCCGCGCAGGGCGTGACGCTGGAGGTCATCGGCCAGGACGGGCTGTCGTACGCGCCCGTGGACGACCGCACCCTCGGCGAGCTGCGCCGCCAGATCGCCGGCTGGAACGGCGGCGGGCCGGGCGACGACGCAGTGGTGTTCGACTGGCGCACGGTAGGCGAGTACCTCGACCGCCTCGACCGCGGCCCCGACGGCGACGGGCTCGCCGTCAACGCCGCGTACCTCGTACCGCAGGGCACCGTGCGGATGCTGGCGCTGGGCTGGGAGGACCGGCCGGCCAAGGACGACGAGCTGGCGCACATGAAGCGGCTGGTCGCGGAGGGGCTTGAGCAGGGCGCGGTGGGGATGTCGTCGGGGCTGACGTACACGCCGGGGATGTACGCGCCGACCGCAGAGCTGACGGAGCTGTGCCGGGTCGTCGCCGCGTACGGCGGCTACTACTGCCCGCACCACCGCTCGTACGGCGCCGGTGCCCTCGGCGCGTACGCCGAGATGCTCGGCCTCGCCCGGGACGCCGGCTGCGCGCTGCACCTCGCGCACGCCACCCTCAACTTCGACGTCAACGCCGGCCGCGCCGCCGAGCTGACCGCCCTGCTGGACCGGGCGCTCGCCGAGGGCGTGGACGTCACCCTGGACACGTACCCGTACCTGGCCGGCTGCACCACGCTGGGCGCGCTGCTGCCGAGCTGGGCGGCGGTGGGCGGCCCGGAGGCGGCGCTCGCGCGGCTGCGGGACGCGGACACGGCGGCGCGGATCGGGCACGCGCTGGACGTGGAGGGCTCCGACGGGTCGCACGGGGTGCCGATGGACTGGTCGACGATCGAGGTCTCGGGCGTGGGCGATCCGGCGCTCGCGCACTGGGTCGGGCGGCGGCTGCCGGACTTCGCCGCGGCCCGCGGGCTGCTGCTGGACGACCGGCTGGCGACGACGATCCTCCAGCACGTGGGGCACGAGGAGAACGTCCGGGCGATCATGGCCCACCCGGCGCACACCGGCGGCAGCGACGGCATCCTGCACGGCGCGAAGCCGCACCCGCGGGCGTACGGCACCTTCCCGCACTACCTCGGGCACTACGTGCGCGAGCTGGGCGTGCTGCCCCTGGAGGAGTGCGTCCACCACCTCACCGGCCGCCCGGCGGCCCGGCTGCGGCTGCCGGACCGGGGCCTGGTGCGGGAGGGCTACGTGGCGGACCTGGTGCTGTTCGACCCGGCGACGGTGGCGGCGGGGGCGACGTACGACGAGCCGCGGCGGGGTCCGGTGGGGGTGCCGTACGTGCTGGTGGGCGGGGAGTTCGTCATCCGGGAGGGGCGTCGGACGACCGCGGTGCCGGGGCGGACGGTTCGGCGGCGGCCGGTTCCGGGGCGGAGGGCTCCGGGGCGGACGGTTCGGTAGCGGACGGCGCGGGGACACGGAGGGCGCTGAGGGACGCGGCCAGCTCCATGGCGTAGCCCAGTAAAGCGTCCCCGCTGTTGAAGATCCGGGCGTCCAGGCCGGCCGCGATCTCCTCGCGCTCGGGAGTGACCCGGCTGGACAGGAATACGGCGCGGCCGCCGTACCTCCCGGAGGTGCGCCAGGCCCGCAGGTCGTCGAGGCCCGCCGACTGTTGGCCGCCGCGGGTGATGTCGGAGATCAGCAGGTCGAACGGGAGGACGGCCAGCTCCTGCTCGGCCTCCTGGCGATCCCGCGCGAGGGCGATCCTGGCGCCGAGGCTGCGCAGCCGGCGGACGTGGGCCGTGTTGTTCTCGGGATGGTCGTCGACCCACAGGATCCGCAGGCCCTCCAGCGCGAGGGAGGACGGCAGCGGGCGGCCGAGGTCGATGTCGCCCCTCGGAGGGAGGGGGCTCGCGTAGGCCGGCTGGGGCTGGCTCCCGCCCTGCGGGTACGCGTAGCCCGGCTGCGGGTACGCCTGCTGGCTCGGAACCGGCCGGGAGGGCACCGGGAACGGCTGGTGGTGGCCGTGGGAGGCCGTCTCGTACGGTCCGCCGCCCGCGGACGCCCCCCAGGGGCCGATCGCCATGTCCCGCCCGGCGACGTACGGGAGCCCGACCGGCGGCTGCGCCTGGCCCGTCCCCTCCACCGGCACCGGTGCCCCCTCGCGCAGCAGCACGAGCAGCCGCTCTGCGTCGGGCACCCGCAGCAGGTCGCCGAGCAGGGACGTGAACCCCTGGTCGTCCGCGTGCTCGGGGAAGCCGACCGGCAGCCGCCGCTCCATCTGCTCCAGCGCGTGCTCCGACTCCCCCCGGGTCTCGGGCGCGGACAACTCGTACTGCTCGAAGAACGCGCCGGCCTCCGCGGCCGAGGCGAACTCCGGCGACAGCGCCTGCGCCTCCGGCGGCACCGACGACAGCAGCGTGCGGCGTACCCGGCGGTAGGCCGTGAACTCCTGCACCACGTCACCGCCCGGGGCGCCGGACGCGCCCGTCATCATCCGGTAGAACTCCGGATAGAAGTACTGGAGCAGCAGCGTCCTGATGACCGCCTCGGGGCGGAACCCGGACCACACCGGGTTCAGCGTGGCCTCCAGCACGAAGCCGTTGACCAGCCGCTTGATCCGCCGCGGATTCCGCCCCGACCGCTCGACCAGCAGCTTCTTCAGCGCCTCGTCGAGCATGCCCTCGATGCCGGCGGTGCGGGCGCACCACTCGACGTAGCGGCCGACGCCGTCGTTGTCCGCGACGGGGATGCGGTAGCTGGTCTGGAAGATCTTCTCCATGAACGCGGACCCCGCGGGCGACAGGTCGCGCAGCAGCCCGCTGGGGCCGAGCGCGGAGCGGTCGCAGCCGACGACGAAGACGAGCCCCGGCACGTCGAGGTAGATCTTCAGGGCCTCGCAGACGGCGAGGACCGTCTCCTCGGAGCAGCGGTCGAGGTCGTCGATGAAGACGACCAGCAGCCGCTGCGGCCGGTTCCCGGCCCACTCGCGGGCCATGCGGTCGATCTCCTCGCGCATCCCGTTGCGCGCCTCGGGGCCCGCGTCCCAGCTCGTCCACAGCTCGTCGACCAGTCCGGCGGCGCCGAGCGCCCCGCCGAGCGCTGTGGTGACGGCGCGTACGCCGCGCGTCACCGCGCGCGCCCGGGAGATCCGCGCCAGCGCGCGCTTGAGCGTGCGCCGCTCGAAGCGGACGAGCACCGACTTCACGAGCCCTTCGAGGGCATCGGCGCCGGTGGAGGTCCAGGCGTTGTACCAGACCGTCTCCACGTCCGGCTCGGCCCGCAGCCTGGCGTCGACCAGCCGCATCAGGCTGGACTTGCCCATCCCCCAGCCGGCGTCCACGGCGAGGGTGAACGGCGTCGACGCGCGGGAGGCGTGCAGGAGCCGGGCGAGCTGCGCGGCGGCCAGGCCGGTGCCCAGGATGTCGTCGCCGGGGGCGGCCACGGGCTCGTCGTTGACCAGGGCGAGCGTGCCGGCCCCGAGGGAGGCGAACGTCGGTGTGCCGGTGGGGGGTTGGGCCGCCATCCGGACATTGTGGCAGCTACGGACCGGCCCCGGCGGGCCCCGGCCATGTGACCGGCCTCGCACGTTATCCGGAGGCGGGGTCGGGGACCGGCCCGTACAGTGGCCGCATGCAGGTGATCCAGTCTACGAAGCTCGCCAACGTCTGCTACGACATCCGGGGCCCGGTGCTCGAAGAGGCGATGCGGCGCGAGGCAGCAGGTCACCAGATCCTCAAGCTCAACATCGGCAACCCGGCCCCCTTCGGCTTCGAGTGCCCCCCGGAGATCCTGGAGGACCTCCTCCGCACGGCCGGCAGCGCCCACGGCTACGGCGACTCCAAGGGCATCCTCCCCGCCCGCCGCGCCGTGATGCAGCACTACCAGACCAAGGGCATCGACCTCGACGTCGAGGACGTCTTCCTGGGCAACGGTGTCTCCGAGCTGATCCAGATGTCCATGCAGGCCCTCCTCAACGACGGCGACGAGGTCCTGATCCCGGCCCCTGACTACCCGCTGTGGACCGCCTCGGTCTCCCTGGCCGGCGGCACCCCGGTGCACTACCAGTGCGACGAGCAGGCCGACTGGATGCCCGACCTCGACGACATCGAGCGCCGCATCACGGACCGCACCCGCGCCCTGGTCGTCATCAACCCGAACAACCCCACCGGCGCCGTCTACGACGCCGAGCTGATGCGCGGGCTGACGGACATCGCCCGCCGCCACGGCCTGGTGCTGTGCTCCGACGAGATCTACGACAAGATCCTCTACGACGGCGCGACCCACGCCCCCACCGCCACCTACGCGCCGGACCTGCTGGTCCTCACCTTCAACGGCCTCTCCAAGGCGTACCGCGTGGCCGGCTACCGCAGCGGCTGGCTGGCCGTCTGCGGCCCGAAGCAGGACGCCCGCAGCTACCTGGAGGGCCTGACGATCCTGGCGAACATGCGCCTGTGCGCCAACGTCCCCGCCCAGCACATCGTCGCCACCGCCCTCGGCGGCCGCCAGTCGATCAAAGACCTGATCCTCCCGGGCGGCCGCCTCCTCGTCCAGCGCGACACCGCGTACGACCTGCTCACCCAGATCCCGGGCGTCACCTGCGTCAAACCCAAGGGCGCCCTCTACGCCTTCCCCCGCCTGGACCCCAAGGTCCACAAGATCAAGGACGACGCCCGCTTCGTCCTCGACCTCCTGCGCGCGGAGAACATCCTCCTGGTCCAGGGCACCGGCTTCAACTGGCCCCGCCCGGACCACTTCCGCATCGTCACCCTCCTCGAAAAGGACGGCCTGACGGACGCCATCACCCGCATCGGCACCTTCCTGGACGGCTACCGCCAGCGCTAGGTCACGCAGGCCGGCCGCGCAGCTCGGCGCGGGCGATCCTGAGCCCCTTGTGGGCCGTGGAGCTGGACGGGCCCGTACCCCCAAGGCTTGTCACACCGGATCCCGAGCCGTGCCGATCGGCGCCCCGGGCGCCGGCAGTGACACGATGGCCGAATGGCGACCCGACTCGCGCACGAGACCTCCCCGTACCTCCTGCAGCACGCCGACAACCCCGTCGACTGGTGGCCCTGGTCGCCGGCGGCCTTCGAGGAGGCGCGGCGGCGGGATGTGCCCGTGTTGTTGTCGGTGGGGTATGCCTCCTGTCACTGGTGTCATGTGATGGCGCGGGAGTCCTTCGCCGACGAGGCGACCGCCGAGGAGCTGAACGCCGGGTTCGTCAGCATCAAGGTCGACCGCGAGGAGCGGCCCGACGTCGACGCCGTGTACATGGAGGCGGTGCAGGCTGCCACCGGGCAGGGTGGGTGGCCGATGACGGTGTTTCTGACGCCCGATGCGGAGCCGTTCTACTTCGGGACGTACTTTCCGCCGCGGCCGCGGGGCGGGATGCCGTCGTTCCGGCAGGTGCTGCAGGGGGTTGCGGCGGCGTGGGCGGATCGGCGGGGGGAGGTTGCCGAGGTGGCGGCGCGGGTTGCCGCCGACCTTGCCGGGCGGACGCTCGGCGCGGCGGAGGGCGGGGCGCCCGGGGCGGCTGAGGTGCATGGGGCGCTGCTGGAGCTGACGAAGGAGTTCGACGCGGTACGGGGCGGGTTCGGCGGCGCGCCGAAGTTCCCGCAGCCGATGGTGCTGGAGTTCCTGCTGCGCCACCACGCCCGTACCGGCTCGGCGGCGGCGCTGGAGATGGTGCAGGCCACCTGCGAGGCGATGGCCCGCGGCGGCATCTACGACCAGCTCGGCGGCGGCTTCGCGCGCTACTCGGTCGACGCGGAATGGATCGTCCCGCACTTCGAGAAGATGCTGTACGACAACGCCCTGCTGGCCCGCGTCTACGCCCACCTCTGGCGCGCGACCGGCAGCGAGCTGGCCCGGCGGGTGGCGCTGGAGACCGCGGACTTCATGGTGCGCGAACTGCGCACCGAGGAGGGCGGCTTCGCCTCCGCGCTGGATGCCGACAGCGACCGGCCGGACGGCGGCGGGCACGCCGAGGGCGCGTACTACGTGTGGACGCCCGGCGAGCTGCGCGAGGTCCTCGGCGCGGAGGACGCGGCGCTGGCGGGTACGTACTACGGGGTGCCCGGGGCGCCGGAGGCGGCGACCTTCGAGGAGGGTGCCTCGGTGCTGCAACTGCCGGACACCGGGGTGGCGTTCGACGCCGAGCGGATCGCCTCCGTACGGGAGCGGCTGGCGGCGGCGCGGGCGGACCGGCCGCGGCCGTTCCGCGACGACAAGGTGGTCACGGCGTGGAACGGGCTGGCCATCGCCGCCCTCACCGAGATCGGTGCGTACTTCGACCGGCCGGACCTGGTCGACGCCGCGGTGGCCGCGGCGGATCTGCTGGTACGGGTGCACATGACGGACGGCGCCGGCGGGCCCGGCACGGTGGCCCGGCTCGTGCGCACCTCGCGCGGCGGTGCGGCCGGCGGCAACGCCGGTGTGCTGGAGGACTACGGGGACGTGGCGGAGGGCTTCCTCACGCTCACCGCCGTCACCGGCGAGGGCACGTGGCTGCACCTCGCAGGGCTGATGCTCGACACGGTGCTCGACCGGTTCCGGGGCGAGGGCGGCACGCTGTACGACACTGCCGACGACGCCGAACAGCTCATCCGGCGCCCCCAGGACCCGACGGACAACCCGACGCCGTCCGGCTGGACGGCATCCGCCGCGGCGCTGCTGTCCTACGCCGCTTACACCGGCAGCGAACGGCACCGCGAGGCCGCCGAACAGGCCCTCGGCATCGTGGCAAAGCTGGGCCCGCGGGCTCCCCGCTTCGTCGGCTGGGGCCTCGCGGCGGCGGAGGCGGCGCTGGACGGTCCCCGCGAGGTCGCCGTCGTGGGCTCCCCGGAGGACCCCCGCCGCGCGGAGCTCCACCGCACGGCCCTCCTCTCCCCCGCCCCCGGCGCGGTGGTCGCCACCGGGCCGCCCGCCGGTACGGGTGAGGCGCCGGAGGCGGCCGCGACCGCGGAATCCGCCGCGGCACAGCCCGCCGCCGCACTGCCCGAGGATCCGGACGCCGTCCCCCTCCTCGCGGACCGGCCCCTCGTCGACGGCGCTCCCGCCGCGTACGTCTGCCGCCACTTCGTCTGCGCCGCCCCGGTGACGGGGCCCGAAGAGCTACGCGCCCAGTTGACCCCGGCCGCACCCGCGCAGGGCTGAGACGGGGCACGCCTCACAGCGCGCGGGCACGCCTCACAGCGTCAGGCCGCGCTCCAGGACCGCCAGCGCCCGGTCGACCGTCTCCACCAGGTCGCAGTCCGGTCCCCGGTCGACCCACTCGAACAGCACCTGCGTCAGCGCCCCGAAGATGGCCCCCACCACCACCCGGAGCTCGAAGTCGTCCCTCGGCCGCCCGGTGCGCTCGGAGAGCACCCTGCACAGCAACTCGACGTTCTGGTCCATGCCCTGGTGCATCTGCGCCCGCAGCGCCGGCACCTCGCGCACCAACTGCATCCGCAGCACGAACTCGGGCCGGAACTCGTCGTAGAGCAGCCGCAGCGAGGCGACCACCGCCTCCCGCAGCGCGACGAGCGGCGGCTCGTCCGCCGGCCGGTCGAGGATGGCCTGCTCCAGCACCGGGTCGTACTCGTCGGTCAGGATGATGTCCTCCTTGGTCGCGAAGTACCGGAAGACGGTGCTCGGCGAGACCTCGGCGGCCTCGGCGATCTGCTCGACGGTGGTCTGCTCGTACCCCTGCTTCCCGATCAGCCGGTACGCCGCCTGCCGGATCGCCTGGCGGGTGCGCAGCTTCTTGCGCTCGCGCAGACCGAGCCCGGCCTCGGCGACCGAAGCCGCCTGGGAGGCGGCGACGGGTGGGGCGGCGGAGGTACGGGAGGAGGCCATGCTCCTCATTGTCCTGCACCGCCCTTGGCCGCGGCTATTCCGGCGCCGCGCCCCGTTCTCCCCTCCTTCCGCGGGCTCCCGGATCCCCGGTCCTCCTCTCGTCCGCCGTCGGGCAGCCGGACGGCGGTGGCGACCGCCGTGAGCAGCGCGGCGATTCCGCAGACCAGCAACGCCAGGCCCATGCCGTGCACATACGCGGAGTCGGCCGACTCCGCGAGCCGCGGTGCGCCCAGCCGCCCGGCGACCGCGTGCGCCGCGACCACGGACTCCCGCGCCTTCTCCGCCGCGGCCCCCGGCACCCCCTCCGTGTCCAGCCGGTCCGTGAACACCCCGTTCAGCAGGCTGCCCAGCAGGGCGACCCCGACGGCACCGCCGACCTGCCGCAGCGTGGTCAGCAGCCCCGTACCGCTGCCCGCGCGGCTCGCGGGCAGCGCACCGAGGGCGGCGTCCATCGTCGGCACCAGCGCGAACCCGAGGCCGAAGCCGGTGACGGTCAGCCACACCGCCGTGAAGGCGTACCCGTCGGACACGTCCGTACGGCTGCCGAGCAGCATGGCGAACGCGAAGAGCGCCATCCCCGCGCTGACCACGACCCGCGAGCCGAACCGGGCCATCAGCGGCGGTGCCGCCCGCGCCGTCACCAGCAGCCCCGCCATCACGGGCATCAGCCGCAGCCCCGTGCCGAACGGGTCGTTGCCCAGCACCGCCTGCAGATACTGCGGCAGCACGAACAGCAGCCCCGCCATGACGAAGGTCGCGAGCACGGCCACGATCGCGTTCCAGCGGAAGGCGCGGTCGCCCAGCAACCCCAGGTCCAGCATCGGCCGGACCGCACGCCGCTCCCGCAGCACCAGCCAGCCGAGCAGCACCGCCGAGCCGGCCAGCGGCCCCACCACAAGCGGATCGCCCCACCCCCGCGTCGGCCCCTCGATGACGCCGAGGACCAGCCCGCCGAGGCCGAGGACGCTGAGCACCGTGCTGACCGGGTCGACCCGCGGCACCGAGGGGTCGCGGGTCTCGGGTATCAGCAGCAGCGCCGCCGCGATGCCGAGGGCCACCAGCGGAATGTTCAGCACGAAGACGGAGCCCCACCAGAAGTGGTCGAGCAGCCAGCCGCCCAGCAGCGGCCCCGCGGGCATGCCGACGGCCATGCCGGCGGTCACCGCGCCGACGGCCTTCGTGCGCTCGTCGTCGTCGAAGAGCGTGGGGATCACCGAGAGCGCGAGCGGCATGATCAGCGCCCCGCCCAGGCCCATCACCGTACGCGCGACGATCACCGCCTCCGGACTGGAGACGAACGGGCCTATGAGACTGCCGGCCAGGAAGATCACCAACCCGGCCACCAGCATCCGGCGGCGCCCGAACCGGTCCCCCAGCAGCCCCGCGGGCAGCATGCACGCGGCGAACACCACCGCGTACGAATCGACGATCCACTGCAGCTCGCCGGTGTCGGCCCCGATGTCCGCCGCCATCGTGGGCAGCGCGACATTGAGGATCGTCAGGTCGAACCCGAGCACGAGCACGGACATGACGAGCCCGCCGAGAGCCCACCAGCGCTTTTTGGAAGTCACTCGCAAAAAGTAGCAACTCCCAGATTTGATCGCCAGACCTGTGGACAACCGCCTGTGGACAACCGGCGGACCGCGGGCACGGCGAAGGTCCGGCCCGCACGTCAGGACGTGCGGGCCGGACCCGGGGATCCGTGGAGAGTGCCTCCGCGTGGTGCCGCGAGCGCCCTGCCGCAGCAGGGCCGGAGGGCTCAGCGCCCGATGACGATCGCCTCGCGGTTGTGGCTCTGCTGCGAGCCGAACTGCACGGAGGCGGTGGGGTTGATCTCCGTGTACTTGTTGCCGCTGACGCGGTTGTTGATGTTGTTGTCGACGTCGATCTCGACCTCGGTCTTGTTCCACTTCTTGTGGACCTCGGTGTTGATCTTCTTGCTGATCTCCTGGTTGAACCACTTGGAGCAGCACTGCTTGTCGTGCTTCGGGTGCGAGGTGGCCTGGGCCGAAGCCGCGCCGACACCCGCGAGACCGATCACGAGGGCACTGGCGGCGAGGGAGCGGGCGAGCGTACGGATGCGCATCTTCTGCCTCCACGAGGAGCGGGGGATGGTAGTACCCACCGATAACAGCACCCTCGCGGCTTTCGCCCCGGGACGTTCACGGGCCGACACGATCGGATCACCCGGACAGTCGGACACTCCTGTACGAACGCGCCCCCGCGCGACTCAGGCGTGGCGGTACGCCACGAGGGAGATCCCCACGTAGTGGACGGCGAACGCCGCCAGCGTGAACGAGTGGAAGACCTCGTGGAAGCCGAACCAACGCGGCGACGGATTGGGCCGCTTGATCCCGTAGACCACGCCGCCCGCGCTGTACAGCACACCGCCCACGACCACCAGGACCAGCACCGCGATACCACCCGCGCGCATGAAGTCCGGCAGGAAGAACACCGCCGCCCAGCCCATCGCGATGTAGCACGGCGTGTAGAGCCACCGCGGCGCACCGACCCATAGCACGCGGAACGCGATCCCGGCGAGCGCCGCCGCCCAGATGAACCAGAGCAGCGCCTGCTGCCTGCCGCCCTCCAGCAGCAGGATCGTGAACGGCGTGTACGTGCCCGCGATGATCAGGAAGATGTTCGCGTGGTCGAGCCGGCGCAGCACGGCCGTGCCCCGCGGACCCCAGTCGCCGCGGTGGTAGAGCGCGCTGACGCCGAAGAGCAGACAAGCAGTCAACGTGTAGACGGCGCAGGCGAGCCGGCCGCGCGGGCTCTCGGCCATCGCCGTCAGCAGCACGCCGGCGAACAGTGCCGCCGGGAACATCACCGCGTGCAACCAGCCGCGCAGCCGCGGCTTGAGCGCGGCGGCCGCGGCGCTCGCCACCCGCTGCAGCTCTCCCTCGCCCGTCGCACTCATGGGCCCATGCTACCTACGCGTCCGTAGGTAGCGGCCCGGGAGTGGCGCTGTTCACGCAGGAGCCCGCTGGACATGACGTCTGAGCTACCTCATCATCAAACGAGCGCACACCCGACACCGGATGGGCTCATATGAGCGGCAACCGGGTTGGCACCCCCAAGGGGTAACGGTCTTGAAAACCAGATAGATGTGACATCAGAGAAGAAATCGTCCAAAACCCTCTACATCTGGAGCAAGCGGCACTCATGACCACCCCGACCAAGCACGAAGGGCTCCTCTCCTGGGTCCAGGAGATCG from Streptomyces sp. CMB-StM0423 includes the following:
- the trhA gene encoding PAQR family membrane homeostasis protein TrhA — protein: MSATGEGELQRVASAAAAALKPRLRGWLHAVMFPAALFAGVLLTAMAESPRGRLACAVYTLTACLLFGVSALYHRGDWGPRGTAVLRRLDHANIFLIIAGTYTPFTILLLEGGRQQALLWFIWAAALAGIAFRVLWVGAPRWLYTPCYIAMGWAAVFFLPDFMRAGGIAVLVLVVVGGVLYSAGGVVYGIKRPNPSPRWFGFHEVFHSFTLAAFAVHYVGISLVAYRHA